In the genome of Kitasatospora cathayae, one region contains:
- a CDS encoding TIGR02391 family protein codes for MADDGSKTFTIVHRGVAAFAEGCFAAIRNPNSHEAGLPELPEHEALEQLAAFSVPARWVDTGKLET; via the coding sequence ATGGCCGACGACGGCAGCAAGACCTTCACCATCGTCCACCGCGGTGTCGCGGCGTTTGCGGAAGGCTGCTTCGCCGCGATCCGAAACCCCAACAGCCACGAGGCCGGCCTGCCAGAGCTGCCCGAGCACGAGGCTCTGGAGCAGCTGGCCGCGTTCAGCGTTCCGGCCCGCTGGGTCGACACCGGGAAGCTGGAGACCTGA
- a CDS encoding AbiJ-related protein, translated as MNGAVNRQPFVRQHASTGGFGFARPSLDSERVERLRAGSLDDVTDLDAAYELIRIARADLEAFGTSGGERLDDNEMAILLGVLPAVLRRLGVAFSPPFRDFKSFKSYWKQQGMSGSYDARRRYLAGLFEPVLGKLDTHHPHLVHDRPKSHRITDVTRRRLRERLPVNWWGTLDEVQFLRRLYDLDNLPSNDHRHATATQDIGHHCIADPNDWEADWIWTDPRLALADGDEYLLLFLAEMLHPAVRTDATEVEQLRIFINAALIHDGYELAETDSISGAPVFAPRPIGSGVPGTMKNLFFASNGPKPDFVLGDAINNDILVVRNGDSCLQYDRPLSASGLTWGSLMNWWRAQVPFPEGATDQTVGESLYRRLWTSLHHDPKRPDVITPERLLFRTYCRHYPINETGAAYPALLPQVYLHLDPRTRAERGGKDSVLGRERMDFLLLLPGGVRIVVEVDGRQHYAEGDVASPRLYSKMVAEDRALRLKGYQVYRFGGYELGQATAPAVLRKFFAAVVDPQDR; from the coding sequence ATGAACGGCGCTGTGAATCGCCAGCCTTTCGTACGCCAGCACGCCAGCACCGGAGGATTCGGCTTCGCCAGACCGAGTCTCGACTCCGAGCGAGTAGAGCGGCTGCGTGCCGGCTCCCTGGATGACGTGACCGATCTTGACGCTGCCTACGAGCTCATCCGAATCGCCAGGGCAGACCTGGAAGCGTTCGGCACCAGCGGCGGAGAACGTCTCGACGACAACGAAATGGCCATTCTCCTCGGGGTGCTTCCCGCGGTGCTCCGACGGCTCGGAGTGGCATTCTCCCCACCCTTCCGAGACTTCAAAAGCTTCAAGAGCTACTGGAAGCAGCAGGGCATGAGCGGCAGCTACGACGCCCGACGCAGATACCTTGCCGGACTCTTCGAACCTGTGCTGGGCAAGCTCGACACCCACCATCCGCACCTGGTGCACGACCGCCCGAAGTCCCACCGAATCACCGATGTCACGCGCCGGCGATTGCGCGAGCGCTTGCCAGTCAACTGGTGGGGCACGCTCGACGAGGTGCAGTTCCTCCGCCGCCTGTACGACCTCGACAACCTGCCCAGCAACGACCACAGGCACGCCACCGCCACCCAGGACATCGGGCACCACTGCATAGCCGATCCGAATGACTGGGAGGCGGACTGGATCTGGACGGACCCGAGACTTGCTCTCGCGGACGGCGACGAGTACCTGCTCCTGTTCCTTGCCGAGATGCTGCACCCCGCGGTCCGCACCGACGCCACAGAGGTCGAGCAGCTCCGCATCTTCATCAACGCTGCGCTGATCCACGACGGATACGAACTCGCTGAGACCGACAGCATCAGCGGCGCACCCGTCTTCGCACCCCGGCCAATCGGCTCCGGTGTCCCCGGCACCATGAAGAACCTGTTCTTCGCCTCCAACGGACCCAAACCGGATTTCGTACTCGGCGACGCCATCAACAACGACATCCTGGTCGTGAGGAACGGCGATTCCTGTCTCCAGTACGACCGACCCTTGAGTGCCTCCGGCCTCACCTGGGGCAGCTTGATGAACTGGTGGCGGGCCCAGGTGCCCTTCCCCGAAGGTGCGACAGACCAAACTGTCGGCGAATCCCTCTACAGACGGCTCTGGACTTCGCTGCACCACGACCCAAAACGCCCTGACGTGATCACCCCTGAGCGGCTCCTCTTCCGGACCTACTGTCGGCACTATCCGATCAACGAGACAGGAGCTGCCTACCCCGCGCTGCTCCCCCAGGTCTACTTGCACCTCGACCCTCGGACACGCGCAGAGCGGGGAGGCAAGGACAGCGTTCTCGGTCGCGAGCGCATGGACTTCCTGCTCCTACTTCCCGGAGGTGTGCGGATTGTCGTTGAGGTCGACGGCAGGCAGCACTACGCCGAAGGCGACGTTGCGTCTCCGCGCCTGTATTCGAAGATGGTTGCCGAAGACCGGGCCCTGCGGCTCAAGGGATACCAGGTGTACCGATTCGGCGGATACGAACTCGGGCAAGCGACAGCGCCAGCGGTGCTTCGGAAATTCTTTGCGGCTGTAGTCGACCCTCAAGATCGCTGA
- a CDS encoding restriction endonuclease — MAHDAAYHWPPELMALLTDTIPLLCRSKDDVVTFLRGAGTSEALLYRFRQQLAVDRSAVSKYKIAREVIRQLNEQGDQGLGVRRALLRRITEFDDFSMCWPDDQLKARGLVAQIREVVGVKDAFTRMQQERDRERDAHLADRRAVEDERRRRKALYADLRAQLTALFSMEDAQKRGLELESLLNRVFALDGIGVRESFTLRLEDGEAAEQIDGVVELDGQTYLVEVKWWAKPLDINPVSRHLSRLMTRADVSGLMISASGYSAPAVAECVQFLAFKVMVLGELRELVLLLEREESLADWLREKTRRAKLERRPYTVLDVDF; from the coding sequence ATGGCCCATGACGCCGCGTACCACTGGCCCCCGGAGCTGATGGCGTTGTTGACTGACACCATCCCCCTGCTCTGTCGCAGCAAGGACGACGTCGTCACTTTCCTGCGCGGGGCGGGGACCAGCGAAGCTCTCCTTTACCGGTTCCGCCAGCAACTCGCAGTCGACCGCAGCGCGGTGAGCAAATACAAGATTGCCCGTGAGGTGATCAGGCAACTGAACGAGCAAGGCGACCAGGGTCTCGGGGTGCGCCGCGCTCTGCTGCGCCGCATCACCGAGTTCGACGACTTCTCGATGTGCTGGCCCGACGACCAGCTCAAGGCCCGTGGTCTCGTCGCACAGATCCGCGAAGTCGTCGGTGTGAAGGACGCTTTCACACGCATGCAGCAGGAGCGCGACCGAGAACGCGATGCCCATCTGGCCGATCGCCGCGCGGTTGAGGACGAACGCAGGCGCCGGAAAGCCCTCTACGCGGACTTGAGGGCACAGCTCACCGCACTCTTCTCGATGGAGGACGCCCAGAAGCGCGGTTTGGAGCTGGAAAGCCTCCTCAATCGCGTCTTCGCCCTGGACGGGATCGGCGTCAGGGAATCCTTCACCCTCCGGTTAGAGGACGGCGAAGCAGCCGAGCAGATTGACGGCGTTGTCGAACTCGACGGCCAGACCTATCTCGTCGAAGTGAAGTGGTGGGCCAAGCCGCTGGACATCAATCCGGTCAGCCGCCACCTGTCCAGACTGATGACCCGCGCCGACGTCAGCGGCCTGATGATCTCAGCATCCGGGTACAGCGCTCCGGCAGTCGCGGAGTGCGTGCAGTTCCTCGCGTTCAAGGTCATGGTCCTCGGCGAGTTGCGCGAGCTGGTGCTGCTCCTGGAGCGCGAGGAGAGCCTTGCCGATTGGCTGCGTGAGAAGACCCGCAGAGCGAAGCTGGAGCGCCGCCCTTACACAGTCCTCGACGTCGACTTCTAG